One segment of Octopus sinensis linkage group LG27, ASM634580v1, whole genome shotgun sequence DNA contains the following:
- the LOC115225390 gene encoding zinc finger protein 271-like, protein KTLSNHKPTHTGERKYHCDICGKSFSRNDLLSVHKRIHTGERPYHCDICGKSFSRSHHLTAHKHIHTGEQPYRCDICGKSFSHRSTIAVHKHVHSGLKLYHCDICGKSFSQSSKVNLHKRIHTGEKPYHCNLCNKSFAYKTNLTNHKRTHTGEKPYHCDNCGKSFSYKTNLTIHRRTHTGEKLYHCDTCGKSFSHKNTLTLHKQTHTGLKPYRCDVCGKSFSQSFKVTLHKRIHTGEKPYHCEICSKSFSCKSNLYTHKRIHTGEKPYQCDNCDKYFSCKTNLTHHKLTHTGEKPHHCDICGKSFAHRSSITVHKRTHTGEKPYHCDICGKSFSRNGDLAIHKLVHTGEKPFHCDICDKSFSVRVNLAKHKRIHTGEKPYHCDICGKSFTHRSAVTVHKRTHTGEKPYHCDICSKSFSRSGDLSTHKFIHTGEKPYHCDICGKSFSVKVNLTKHKRIHTGEKPYHCDICGRSFTQKGHLSRHKCIPSGMKSSL, encoded by the exons AAAACCTTATCTAACCACAAAcctactcatacaggtgagagaaaataccattgtgatatttgcggtaaatcattctctcgtaatgATCTCTTAAgtgtacacaaacgtattcatacaggagagagaccatatcactgtgatatctgtggtaaatcattcagtcGTAGTCACCACTTAACcgctcacaaacatattcatacaggagagcaaccatatcgctgtgatatctgtggtaaatcattctctcacagaaGTACCATAGCTGTACACAAACATGTTCATTCAGGATTGAAactatatcactgtgatatctgtggtaaatcattctctcaaagtagtaaaGTTAAtcttcacaaacgtattcatacaggtgagaagccataccactgtAATTTGTGCAATAAATCGTTTGCTTACAAAACAAATTTAACCAAccataaacgtactcatacaggagagaaaccatatcactgtgataactgtggtaaatctttctcttacAAAACTAATTTAACTattcacagacgcacacatacaggtgagaaattatatcactgtgatacctgtggtaaatcattctctcataaaaaTACTCTAACTCTGCACAAACAGACTCATACAGGAttgaaaccatatcgctgtgatgtctgtggtaaatcattctctcagagtttTAAAGTAACtcttcacaaacgcattcatacaggtgagaaaccgtatcactgtgagaTATGCAGTAAATCTTTCTCTTGCAAAAGTAACTTATACacccataaacgtattcatacaggtgagaaaccttatcagtgtgacaACTGTGATAAATATTTCTCTTGCAAAACTAATTTAACTCATCACAAACTTacccatacaggtgagaaaccacaccactgtgatatctgtggtaaatcatttgctcACAGAAGTTCTATAACTGTTCACAAACGtacccatacaggagagaaaccatatcactgtgatatctgtggtaaatcattctctcgaaacgGTGACTTAGCGATTCATAAActcgttcatacaggagagaaaccttttcattgtgacatctgtgataaatcattctccgTGAGAGTTAACTtagctaaacacaaacgtattcatacaggagagaaaccat atcactgtgatatctgtggtaaatcattcactcacagAAGTGCTGTAACTGTacataaacgtactcatacaggtgagaaaccatatcactgtgatatctgtagtaaatcattctctcgaagtggtGACCTATCCACTCACAAATTtatccatacaggtgagaaaccttaccactgtgatatctgtgggaaatcattctctgtaaaagttaacttaactaaacacaagcgtattcatacaggtgaaaagccatatcactgtgatatctgcgggAGATCATTCACTCAAAAGGGACATTTAAGTAGACACAAATGTATTCCTTCAGGAATGAAATCATCATTGTGA
- the LOC115225257 gene encoding zinc finger protein 239-like — MPKERGKSVYDCDICKKSFSKKGNLTIHRNIHTGEKPYHCDICGKSFSTNSTLAIHKRIHTGEKPYHCGICGKSFSQRNTLTNHKHVHTGEKPHHCDVCGKSFSLVNTLNVHRNIHIGEKPYHCDICGESFSRNNTLTAHKRIHTGETPYHCDTCGKSFPHRNTLTEHRRVHTGEKPFHCNICGKSFSQKSILAIHMHIHTGEKPYHCDVCGKSFSQKPHLSAHKRIHTGEKPYHCDICGKS, encoded by the coding sequence ATgccaaaagaaagaggaaaatctGTATAcgactgtgatatctgtaaaaaatcattctctaaaaaagGTAACCTAACTATTCACAGaaatattcacacaggagagaaaccatatcattgtgatatctgtggtaaatcattctctacaaaTAGTACCTTGGCTAttcataaacgcattcatacaggtgagaagccctatcactgtggtatctgtggtaaatctttctctcaaaggaATACCTTGACAAATCACAAgcatgttcatacaggtgagaaaccacatCATtgcgatgtctgtggtaaatctttctctctggtaaataccttaaatgttcatagaaatattcatataggagagaagccataccattgcgacatatgtggtgaatcattctctagaaataataccttaactgctcacaaacgcattcatacaggtgagacaccatatcattgtgatacctgtggaaaATCATTTCCTCACAGGAATACCTTAACTGAACacagacgtgttcatacaggtgagaagccattccactgtaatatctgtggtaaatcattctctcaaaaatctATTTTGGCTATTCACATGCAtatccatacaggtgagaagccatatcactgtgatgtctgtggaaaatctttctctcaaaagcCCCATCTAAGtgcacacaaacgcattcacacaggtgagaaaccttatcattgtgatatctgtggtaaatct